The segment gtttgactgttttgctattactggggactttaacatccacatagaaaatgcagaatccaatatagcaaaagaaatcataactgttttgaatacttttgatctgactcagcatgcacatggacctacacacaatcgtggacacactctagatttaattatcagtaagggtctaaacatttcatccattgtcattaaggatgtagcgctatctgatcatttctgtattttctttgaaatattgatctgtccgactgttgaagctagatctgtctcggtcaaaaagcgatgcttaaatgagaacactagtgcactgtttatgaaggctatatctttaacagcaagcatatctgcagactctgttgattttctccttgattcttttaactcaaaagtacagaatgttattgataacattgctcctgtaaaagtcaggaagaaaagtggcagacaaaaagcaccatggagaaactcaacagcagtgcaaaatatgaaaatacaatgcagaaaagctgagtgcatgtggcgaaagacaaaacttgaaatccattataacatctataaagatattcttcatgctttcaatgtggaattaggcaaagctagacagaccttcttctcaaatattataaaaagaaacttaaacaacacctgcactctttttgctacagtagagagactaacaaaccccccaagtcagattcccagtgaaatgctctcagacagcaaatgtagtgagtttgcttccttcttctctgagaaaattaataatatcagaaaggcgatcagcacatccttgagctgcactgggttaaaacagatcagatcacaacctcagaaagtagctgttatgtctgatttcgaagcaattgatggtaaaattttggaagaaacagtacagcaccttaaaacatcaacctgcgcccttgacacacttcccacatcttttttcaaaagagtgttaaactgtttagaagcagatctcctagaagtggtaaatgcctcacttctctctgggaattttccaaaatccctgaaaactgcagttgttaagcccctcctgaaaaagagcaatctggataacaccatattgagcaactacaggccaatctcaaatcttcctttcataggcaagatcattgaaaaagttgttttcaatcagctgaacaagttcttaagcttgaatggatgctttgataactttcaatctggtttccgaccacatcacagcacagaaacagcactcataaagataataaatgatattcgcctaaacacagatacaggtaaattatcagtgctggttctacttgacctcagtgctgcgtttgacactgtcgatcacaacattcttcttgacaggctcgaaaactgggttgggcttccTGGGATGGTcattaaatggttcaggtcatacttagaagggagaggttattatgtgagtatcggtgaccataagtctgagtggacatccatgacatgcggagtccctcaaggttcaatacttgcacccctcctgttcaacctatatatgcttccactgagccaaataatgagaaagaaccaaattgcatatcacagctatgcagatgacacccagatttacttAGCCCTATCACCCAACGACTActgccccattgactccctgtgtcaatgcattgatgaaattaaaaattggatgtgcctaaacttccttcagttaaacaaagacaaaactgaagtcattgtgtttggaaacaaagatgaagttctcaaagtgaacatgtaccttcactctaggggtcaaacaactaaaaatcaagtcaggaatcttggtgtgattttggagtcagacctgagtttcagtagccatgtaaagacaataactaaatcagcatattatcatctcaaaaatattgcaagaattagatgctttgcctccagtcaagacttagagaaacttgttcatgctttcatcaccagcagggtggattattgtaatgggctcctcactggtcttcccaaaaagaccataagacagctgcagctcgtacagaatgctgctgccaggattctgagcagaacccgaaaacatgaacacatcacaccagtcctcaggtccttgcactggcttccagttgcatttagaattgattttaaagtactgttgcttgtttataaatcactcaatggcctaggacctcaatacattgcagatatgctcatagaatataaacctaacagatcactcagatcatcaggatcaactcacttaaaaataccaagggctcactcaaagcagggagagtctgcttttagctgttacgccagccgcagctggaaccagcttgtttcttcttttcctgtttttatttcatttttaatgtatttttatatcttttatgtatcatcatgattctgacttttaatgcattttaaatccaaatagcaaaattatctgtttttactgttatttctattccttatgttctatttttattgttcttcttcttcttctttatgtaaagcactttgaattaccattgtgtatgaaatgtgttatacaaataaaattgccttgccttgccttgcctataCATGAATCTGATTTTAGATGCTCTGTAAATGCAATTCCACTTAAAGCATGTGTTAGAAtctctttttttattgcttCTATGCAGTTTGACATGCTTAAACGAGAAAGCATTGTAGTATATTTGCAGGAATAATGTTGATCAGGTGGTAACAGTTATGCAATGTGATATTTGGCCCTGTTTCAGATCATCTTCTCAAAATACTTTTGCAGAATGGAAACAGAGACCCCAGAGCAAAACAAAGAGTTATGCTAACTACTGGAACTTCCCCAGTAGCCTACTGAGAAAATATCCCAGATGAGCCCCCAAATTATGTTACATCCCCTGATGGCATAGAGGTATGAGGAAGGTGCACATAATAGAATTTAAGCACACTCCCACAATTGGTCTTTGGGGAGTACTGTGGGGGAATGACACAAGGACAACAGAGATAACTGCAAGCAGGTGGTTTGCTTTATTTACAAGACCGAAATATAATTTACACAAATGAAAACACAAAGACAAACTTATTTACAACtaagcaaaaagaaaaagataattGAAATAAGccacagagagaaagaaactGAGCAGtgctaaacaaaaaataaaaccaaaacatCCTAATTCCCACCCCctaaactgacaaaaaaaataaataaaaaaaaatcagcgtTTTACACGCCATTACTAAAGCATCAATGACTAAAACAAACTTACACAGAGTGGCACATGCTTCTTCCCTAGTGTGTCTAACAGAGGAAGTTCTGCGGTTCTACATGTGTGTAAGATTTAAGTCACGTGACATACTTTCCTTTTCTCTACTCTCCTGGCTGGTGAAGTACAGATCAGGTAAGATGTTCTCTGGAACAATTAAGTGAACCACCACCAAATCAGCAGCATCAAACAACTAATGGCACAGCCACAAAATACACTCCAAGCTCCTCCGTTCCCCAAGTTTTCTTATATCTTGCACAGTTGATGATTGGTTGTTTCTCGATGACATTCTTCATGATGGACATGTTAACTGACCAATCGCAGAACCGGCAAACAGATAACGGAGAGCGGGAAAACAGGAAGAAAACAATAGCAAAGGGGAGAAACGCAGCAACCAATTAAAGCAACAGTGAatagtgggcgacatgcatgtaagcgagtaaatacaggagaaatatggccaaagtcatttcaaagtgccacacttcctgctgccaacaggtggcgctttgaccgtaactgaatattgcGATATAGATATGTTCAGGCCAGAAATATTATCAAACGTGTGaggtttggagcagatcggacattgtatgcctgagttacaacaacttcctgtttcgtggCATTAATCTCATACATTAGCAATTatccaagtgttgcatgatttaacgtgtttctaacatgtttggtacttcatggcatattgaaaatgtgtttctgttggtgaattacagtgtaaagcatgccatttcctgttgccagcaggtggcgctatgactaactgaatattgtcatatagatgtctttaggccaggactcttatcacacatgtgaagtttggggcagatcagacattgtatgcctgagttacaacagcttcctcttttatgtcgaaacatcagactttgtcaggccgccacggacacgcccttcaacaaaaactcaagatctttgatatttatcatcgctaaggtcttaagattagactgataacatttgatgttgatctggttaaatctctatgaggagttaatcacagtataaaacatgtaatttcctgttgcccgcAGGTGGTGcgatgactgtaactgaatattgtcatgaagatgtcttcaggtcaggactctaataaaacatgtgaagtttggggcagatcagacattgtttgcctgagttacaacaacttcctgtttcatggtgaaacatTGAACTTTGTCAAGCCGTCACAGACACATTGCAAAATCTAAATTTTTGCAATGTAACgtcgcaaaggcctttagattagaagGACCAAATATGTTGATCtaattaaagctctaggagtaCTTTGTTAAAGtatgtctggaaatggcaaaaagttaattcaaaatatgacttcctgatcagtttcagattttgctccaagagattttttgtaggtattgttGCTGttaatgtgtgtaccgaatttcaaaatCTATGAAATGTAGCGCAAGGGTCACTtcattaggtggcgctattgagccattttgccacgcctaATTCTGCAACCCGTAACAgataaattttcaccacttatGCCacatgtgcaaagtttcatgagtttgagcacgtttaggccctcaaatgTGATTCACTTTGAATAAACGGAACAATTCGGTGCTCGTTCACACGAGTGACAAtaacgcagtgtgaatgagcaaagacgcgatctgagagaatcgagTCGCAGATGCCTGTGAGATATGTGGCATGCTATCTGGACCGGTCGGTGATTCAAAATCCTGTGTGAAAAGTTTTCCGACTGAAAACCACATCAGCGATgactgacagccaatgagagagcaagatacagagcagcggggagttcggggaggggTTATAGACCactcgttgcagaacacacaatccttgtTCTTCGCGGTttcccaaccatttcctccatatttttctttttctcgctgcaaatcagcgcacaggcaatttgtattgcaagcttcttgagggctaccatttttaataataatcccagtCTCACatgagaactccggtcttgcatgTGTGATATTGCGTATGGTTTcctttcacaaccaaacacacgcaaTATGTGACAACAttgtttgcgtgccagacagagttgtcggcgattcttcctattgtaaagtcatgcagtgtgaaaccttctgacgccgatccatcgtgcagtgtgaacaccgcagcgactgaatgctggccaagatagtcatgcagtctGAAGAGAACAGTGACCTGATTattttgaaaatcgtgcagtctgaactcggattaagtggaaaaaggttctttagattaaaATTGTTCATACTTAAGTGGTTCTTTAGGGAAGCAAATTGTTCTGTCACTGCGGTTAATATCCcctttttagtacctttatttAAGTGCATTTACTATTAGATGCTGGCATGCATGGTTGAAAGGTGGTGACAATTTTAGGGGCACCCCATGATTTGAACCTAGGGGGACCCATAACCCCCACCCCTGAATGTGATTAAGGGGGCCCAAGGCAACCTCCACTGGGGCCCCAAATAACCAATCTGAGGCCCTGCTGGCATGGCCAAAATGTCTCTGAAATGACCAAAACAAAGATATGAATTCCTGGATGCCAGGAAATCATTGAAAAGCATTGAAAGACAATTgaatcagtgtttataatgGCAATAAATCTAGGCAATTTCAGGGTAACGTCAAATATTACTTTATTGTAGGACACCAACAAATAATATACACAAGGTACATCATTACCCAATTTGCATCTGCCCTTCCACCACATCAGACTCATCTTTGACTCCCGGTTCCCTCCTCCACATCTTGCCCAGGTTCAGTTTTCTGCCACAGACTTGGAGTAGTAATGCCAATCACACAGACAGCAATTCCCTTTCCAGCATTCCCACAGTGTTTACTCTCCTCATCTGACCCCATTCCCAGATCATCCTCCTTCTCATGAACCACCACCGAACGTCCCAGTATGGAGTGAGCCCCAAAGAGCTTGGCCTCTGGGAGCTTCAGGAACTGCCTTATAACTCCTTGTTTGGAAGCAAAGTTGCCCAGATCTCCAGGATGACCAGGGTGGTCAACATCATGTGGATTATAATGAGAACCAACAGTGACGTAGCCTTGACTGAGGTCTCCATACTCATGGATGTGCATGGCACGCACTTGACTATCGTTGGCAGGCAAACCGCGGAGGTTGATTTTCACTTCTAAAGTTCCATTGGGGAAGAGCTGCTTGAAGAGGACTTGCCCAAAGATCTCTGGCTGGCTAGGTGGCAAGTTGTGCACGGGAGTTACTTCACAAGTGGCATAGATTGTGTTGTTGAAGTCCACGACTTCCGGCTGTGGGGCTTCGGCAATCAAAAGAACTGGATTGTCAGAGAACTGTCCTCCTTGTATATGCAGCACCAGCAATATTAGAGGGAATTGTAGGATGATTTTCTCCATGTTGATCTTTAAATCCTACAATCAAGAATGGATTTAGAGAAATCAGGTTATTTTAAGATAGTATTTGATTGAATAAAGTTCAAAGCTTTGTTTCAGGGCGCTTTGAGCGTGGAAATTGCATtagataaaaatagtacaaccAGATTAGtttgcaaaggaaaaaaaaaataatttaatttgccATGTACCCTCGTGAAAGAGTAGTGCtcaattgtattgaatgtgcacttgtagtgtacagtaacactttagtatggggatCAATTCTCACTTTAcatagttgcttattagcttgcatattggcAGTTTATTAGTACTTCTAAAGCACATTAAGGCTTCTAAAGGAAATTCTGCATGACTATTCTACGTCCCTTAATCCTTTTCCAGTACATTGCAGatattataacattaacaaaataaaggcccggtttcacagacagggcttagcctaaacctAAATTAGGATATccaagtagcttttataaaagtACACCAGAAATCAAACAtaactggtgtgcatcttgagacaaaacaatggcatcGACTTATTTTAATGgcatgtcagtgcaagttgctttgttaaaaacagctcaaacatgcattttagtgtaggactagcttaagccttgtctgcgAAACCAGGGGAAAAAGCACTTagtatacatacagtacatttcATAAGCATGTTTCTTAACATACGAGTCAAGTACACTTTGTAGGAGTCAAACTAACCCCtgctttcacagacaaggcttaagctagtcctagactaaaatgcatgtttgagccaTTTAAACTGAAAGCAACTCATACTgacatgtcagtgccattgttggGTTTTCTAGGGTACATTGATAAAAGCTATTTAAATACCCTAATTGAAACAATAAAAGTTAacatttaaatgtactaaattgcaactttatcattacatttttaaaattacattaaaagttgcaacagaaattaaattaaagtacAATTTAGGTTACCATAAATGCACAGTAAATGTCAATACATTCAGCAGTACACTTTAGCCATTTTTCAAAGACAATACAAGTAATTATGAAGTTACATAAAGATGCTTAATTGGGTAAAGAACTTAAGGGAGTCAAATGACAATTTCAGCTAACTGCATTTAATATACGGTTAAACTATAATACGGTCTCACTCAATTGcaataaatatgcatttttctGAAAACACTAAATTCTTGCACtcaagtatattcttttaaagtatttcCTTAATACTGTATGTACACTTTATTTAATAGCATAGTGTACCTCTTTCACAAgagtaaagaaaataaaatgggTTTAAAATGACTAGTTGTACTAAATCATAACAGCAGATTGTTGTTCTTTGATTTcttgtctggtattgtttgCTACCCAAAacgaaggagaaaaaaaaaaaaatcatcattccAAAAGCCATTGCTGAATAATGAACATCAAACCAATTTTTacaccaataaaaaaaacaaaaacatgccaaaacaaacaaaaatacattaccgTATAACtgaaatgttttctttaaactGTGTCCATGTGACAATTGCAATCACAAGATTACTGCAAAGCTGACTCTGTGTGCAGTCCTGAACTGGGTTTAAAAGAATGTTCCCTTGCAATTAAACGTTTTATAATTGATTGGCTGCTCTTCTGGTAACTCATGTGGAACTAATTAACCATGTTAACTTTCCTTGTTTCCTAGTGTGTGCCTATTAGTCACTAATTAAGTTCACCTGCATTTCATTTAGTTCTATTTGTTTGCCTGTGTAATCTAGACTCAGTCCGTTCAGTTCATTGTCTTGTATTGCATCTCTGTTACGTGTTCAGTGTATATTATTTTCTCTTGTGTGGATTATCTTCATTGGTTTGTGTTTATTAAAAGTAGTGCTGTAGATCCCTCTCCTCTTCATTTGGTGACTCAATGTGACACAGTTAGTGTAtactgatgaaactgcaaactattcttcattacatttttcttcaatttataatttttttaaactttgactccgggtctttattcaacatatctggtttcaagggtcctaaactgtttatccccaacagTTTATGGTAAAAACAATGCTGAATGAAACAGCccctcctaactttacttttatgagtgtctgcagagctgttaggagagttggaggtgtagctgctctattttaagatgtctatcaatgcaagcaagtgtcatttggtgattacttgtctttcgaatacttgggtattgtattaaaaggtgctcctcgcattctacttatagttatctacaggcctccaaaatactctccagcctttgtggaggactttacagaactgttatcagcaatttcctcagagtttgactgttttgctattactggggactttaacatccacatagaaaatgcagaatccaatatagcaaaagaaatcataactgttttgaatacttttgatctgactcagcatgcacatggacctacacacaatcgtggacacactctagatttaattatcagtaagggtctaaacatttcatccattgtcattaaggatgtagcgctatctgatcatttctgtattttctttgaaatattgatctgtccgactgttgaagctagatctgtctcggtcaaaaagcgatgcttaaatgagaacactagtgcactgtttatgaaggctatatctttaacagcaagcatatctgcagactctgttgattttctccttgattcttttaactcaaaagtacagaatgttattgataacattgctcctgtaaaagtcaggaagaaaagtggcagacaaaaagcaccatggagaaactcaacagcagtgcaaaatatgaaaatacaatgcagaaaagctgagtgcatgtggcgaaagacaaaacttgaaatccattataacatctataaagatattcttcatgctttcaatgtggaattaggcaaagctagacagaccttcttctcaaatattataaaaagaaacttaaacaacacctgcactctttttgctacagtagagagactaacaaaccccccaagtcagattcccagtgaaatgctctcagacagcaaatgtagtgagtttgcttccttcttctctgagaaaattaataatatcagaaaggcgatcagcacatccttgagctgcactgggttaaaacagatcagatcacaacctcagaaagtagctgttatgtctgatttcgaagcaattgatggtaaaattttggaagaaacagtacagcaccttaaaacatcaacctgcgcccttgacacacttcccacatcttttttcaaaagagtgttaaactgtttagaagcagatctcctagaagtggtaaatgcctcacttctctctgggaattttccaaaatccctgaaaactgcagttgttaagcccctcctgaaaaagagcaatctggataacaccatattgagcaactacaggccaatctcaaatcttcctttcataggcaagatcattgaaaaagttgttttcaatcagctgaacaagttcttaagcttgaatggatgctttgataactttcaatctggtttccgaccacatcacagcacagaaacagcactcataaagataataaatgatattcgcctaaacacagatacaggtaaattatcagtgctggttctacttgacctcagtgctgcgtttgacactgtcgatcacaacattcttcttgacaggctcgaaaactgggttgggcttccTGGGATGGTcattaaatggttcaggtcatacttagaagggagaggttattatgtgagtatcggtgaccataagtctgagtggacatccatgacatgcggagtccctcaaggttcaatacttgcacccctcctgttcaacctatatatgcttccactgagccaaataatgagaaagaaccaaattgcatatcacagctatgcagatgacacccagatttacttAGCCCTATCACCCAACGACTActgccccattgactccctgtgtcaatgcattgatgaaattaaaaattggatgtgcctaaacttccttcagttaaacaaagacaaaactgaagtcattgtgtttggaaacaaagatgaagttctcaaagtgaacatgtaccttcactctaggggtcaaacaactaaaaatcaagtcaggaatcttggtgtgattttggagtcagacctgagtttcagtagccatgtaaagacaataactaaatcagcatattatcatctcaaaaatattgcaagaattagatgctttgcctccagtcaagacttagagaaacttgttcatgctttcatcaccagcagggtggattattgtaatgggctcctcactggtcttcccaaaaagaccataagacagctgcagctcgtacagaatgctgctgccaggattctgagcagaaaccgaaaacatgaacacatcacaccagtcctcaggtccttgcactggcttccagttgcatttagaattgattttaaagtactgttgcttgtttataaatcactcaatggcctaggacctcaatacattgcagatatgctcatagaatataaacctaacagatcactcagatcatcaggatcaactcacttaaaaataccaagggctcactcaaagcagggagagtctgcttttagctgttacgccagccgcagctggaaccagcttccagaagagatcaggtgtgctccaacagtagccacattcaaatccagactcaaaacacatctttttacctatgcatttgctgattgagcactgtgctatgtccgaactgtttgcactttattttatacgtattatctttttattctttaaattcttttcctgtttttatttcatttttaatgtatttttatatcttttatgtatcatcatgattctgacttttaatgcattttaaatccaaatagcaaaattatctgtttttactgttatttctattccttatgttctatttttattgttcttcttcttcttctttatgtaaagcactttgaattaccattgtgtatgaaatgtgttatacaaataaaattgccttgccttgcctataCATGAATCTGATTTTAGATGCTCTGTAAATGCAATTCCACTTAAAGCATGTGTTAgaatctcttttttttatgcAGTTTGACATGCTTAAACAAGAAAGCATTGTAGTATATTTGCAGGAATAATGTTGATCAGGTGGTAACAGTTATGCAATGTGATATTTGGCCCTGTTTCAGATCATCTTCTCAAAATACTTTTGCAGAATGGAAACAGAGACCCCAGAGCAAAACAAAGAGTTATGCTAACTACTGGAACTTCCCCAGTAGCCTACTGAGAAAATATCCCAGATGAGCCCCCAAATTATGTTACATCCCCTGATGGCATAGAAGTATGAGGAAGATGCACATAATAGAATTTAAGCACACTCCCACAATTGGTCTTTGGGGAGTACTGTGGGGGAATGACACAAGGACAACAGAGATAACTGCAAGCAGGTGGTTTGCTTTATTTACAAGACCGAAATATAATTTACACAAATGAAAACACAAAGACAAACTTATTTACAACtaagcaaaaagaaaaagataattGAAATAAGCCACAGACAGAAAGAAACTGAGCAGtgctaaacaaaaaataaaaccaaaacatCCTAATTCCCACCCctaaactgacaaaaaaaaaaaaaaaaaaaaatcagcgtTTTACACGCCATTACTAAAGCATCAATGACTAAAACAAACTTACACAGAGTGGCACATGCTTCTTCCCTAGTGTGTCTAACAGAGGAAGTTCTGCGGTTCTACATGTGTGTAAGATTTAAGTCACGTGACATACTTTCCTTTTCTCTACTCTCCTGGCTGGTGAAGTACAGATCAGGTAAGATGTTCTCTGGAACAATTAAGTGAACCACCACCAAATCAGCAGCATCAAACAACTAATGGCACAGCCACAAAATACACTCCAAGCTCCTCCGTTCCCCAAGTTTTCTTATATCTTGCACAGTTGATGATTGGTTGTTTCTCGATGACATTCTTCATGATGGACATGTTAACTGACCAATCGCAGAACCGGCAAACAGATAACGGAGAGCGGGAAAACAGGAAGAAAACAATAGCAAAGGGGAGAAACGCAGCAACCAATTAAAGCAACAGTGAatagtgggcgacatgcatgtaagcgagtaaatacaggagaaatatggccaaagtcatttcaaagtgccacacttcctgctgccaacaggtggcgctttgaccgtaactgaatattgcGATATAGATATGTTCAGGCCAGAAATATTATCAAACGTG is part of the Chanodichthys erythropterus isolate Z2021 chromosome 11, ASM2448905v1, whole genome shotgun sequence genome and harbors:
- the LOC137030866 gene encoding extracellular superoxide dismutase [Cu-Zn]-like, giving the protein MEKIILQFPLILLVLHIQGGQFSDNPVLLIAEAPQPEVVDFNNTIYATCEVTPVHNLPPSQPEIFGQVLFKQLFPNGTLEVKINLRGLPANDSQVRAMHIHEYGDLSQGYVTVGSHYNPHDVDHPGHPGDLGNFASKQGVIRQFLKLPEAKLFGAHSILGRSVVVHEKEDDLGMGSDEESKHCGNAGKGIAVCVIGITTPSLWQKTEPGQDVEEGTGSQR